The Theileria annulata chromosome 3, complete sequence, *** SEQUENCING IN PROGRESS *** genome has a segment encoding these proteins:
- a CDS encoding integral membrane protein family I, putative (note;~Tap-24g11.q1c.cand.131 - score = 14.05;~12 probable transmembrane helices predicted for TA04005 by TMHMM2.0 at aa 48-70, 85-107, 114-133, 137-159, 172-194, 204-223, 355-377, 392-414, 427-449, 454-476, 489-511 and 521-543), which yields MDEKDFPSTTDPSSYYSNSDKTSDKDPEEIISKTDIKENHEYKYKLYAFVIISLLQIFVNFNIGAVPIMVNWIQEPYNFTSTELGIMGSLPYGGYLIFSLFVSHILFNYSTKKSITVGLFFNLLSLVIFALSVNKYMFFFSNFCIGASQSAFSTYYPIWVDTFAPKFHRNLWMSILQGGAFTGSILGYVATSLYSYAGDNGWRYSILTQIIFGSVLTILFYFIPKEFVNFDPSRDEHLDFDLCTCNKSNSNTAEMDSTNKSVCLSNTCDDLSEICYYKLRRYTVNIVLSKASTLAIKNNQLIERVYSTFHNSINKSEYSKCNKCFINNVKLYQETMNVKKLSVWSKFKLLIKQHVYILTCIAMSALYFVVSGINFWMTKIGVDHIGISERTFYFIFTLQVSTGMSFGIISGSYLIDQIIYHYPEHPLLVDIVLIIYTTFAIFFGIILILFQIPIVYGFCIFILIFSGASIVPTLVLQSVAYLPYNLKPVGSLFFMCQYQIFGYMFGIIMPGVAKDIFNSYTAALCVIYLPGFITLFSLLSIFYIKLNKIKTKKLKIKC from the coding sequence ATGGATGAAAAGGATTTTCCCTCAACAACGGATCCCTCTAGCTATTATAGTAATTCTGATAAAACTTCAGACAAAGACCCAGAGGAAATTATTTCTAAAACAgatataaaagaaaatcATGAATACAAATATAAGCTCTATGCATTTGttattatatcattattacaaatatttgtaaatttcaATATCGGAGCAGTGCCTATAATGGTGAACTGGATTCAGGAACCATACAATTTTACTAGTACAGAACTGGGTATAATGGGATCACTTCCATACGGAGGTTATCTTATCTTTTCTCTATTTGTTTCAcacatattatttaattatagtaCAAAAAAGTCAATAACGGTTGGGTTGTTTTTCAATCTTTTATCATTGGTCATTTTTGCGCTTTCAGTGAACAAGTATATGTTTTTCTTTTCTAATTTTTGTATTGGTGCATCACAATCTGCATTTTCAACTTATTATCCTATATGGGTTGACACTTTTGCTCCAAAATTTCACAGAAATCTCTGGATGTCAATATTACAGGGAGGAGCTTTTACGGGTTCCATACTAGGTTATGTTGCTACATCACTATATTCGTATGCTGGGGATAACGGATGGCGATACAGTATTCTTactcaaattatatttggttcagttttaacaattttgttttattttattcctAAGGAATTTGTAAACTTTGATCCTTCTAGGGATGAACATCTGGATTTTGATCTTTGTACTTgtaataaatcaaattcaaatacGGCAGAAATGGATAGTACTAACAAAAGTGTTTGTTTATCCAATACATGTGATGATTTATCAGAGATTtgttattataaattaagaCGTTATACTGTTAACATTGTTTTATCTAAGGCCTCTACATTAGCCATAAAAAATAACCAACTTATTGAAAGAGTTTATTCTACTTTTCATAATTCGATCAATAAATCCGAATATTCTAAATGCAATAAATGTTTTATAAacaatgttaaattatatcaagAAACGATGAATGTAAAAAAACTTTCAGTATGgtcaaaatttaaattattaattaaacagcatgtatatattttaacttGTATCGCAATGTCTGCATTATATTTTGTGGTTTCCGgaattaatttttggaTGACAAAAATTGGTGTAGATCATATTGGAATAAGTGAAAGAACGttttatttcatatttacaCTTCAAGTATCAACAGGAATGTCATTCGGAATAATTAGTGGATCATACCTAATTgatcaaattatttatcattacCCTGAACATCCACTTTTAGTTGATATTGTTCTTATTATCTATACAACATTTGCAATATTTTTTGGAATTATacttattttatttcaaattccAATTGTTTATGGGTTTTGCAtcttcattttaatatttagtGGAGCTTCAATCGTTCCTACCTTAGTATTACAGTCGGTTGCTTATCTTCCATACAATTTAAAACCAGTTGGTTCACTATTTTTTATGTGTCAATATCAAATATTCGGTTATATGTTTGGAATTATTATGCCAGGAGTTGCAAAAGATATCTTTAACAGTTACACTGCCGCTCTTTGTGTTATTTACCTACCTGGCTTTATTACACTCTTTTCTTTACTTTCCATCTTCTATattaaattgaataaaattaaaacaaaaaagttaaaaattaaatgttaa
- a CDS encoding integral membrane protein family I, putative (note;~Tap-24g11.q1c.cand.132 - score = 13.66;~12 probable transmembrane helices predicted for TA04010 by TMHMM2.0 at aa 48-70, 83-105, 110-132, 137-159, 174-196, 203-222, 352-374, 387-409, 424-446, 451-473, 488-510 and 517-539) — MDHLSVPINDISSSDVTPERNSKHDPEEIISKTDIKENHGYKYKVYAFVIIALLQIFVNYDNGAVPVMLIWIQEPYNFSSTELGVMGSVVYFAFVSMSPIMPYMFLKFSTQIVITLALIGNILSLVIYGLAINKSMFFVSKFCIGASQALFTTYYPIWVDTFAPKYHRNVWMSILQGGIIIGMTFGYIITTVYSFLGDKGWRYSALTQIIFGSVLTILFYFIPKEFVNFDPSRDEHLDFDLCTCEKSNLNTTEMDSTNKSVCLSSTCDDLSQSNDSVLKRYRSVDFISKVSSLGISNHISKTYSSFDSSTNKPEYSKCSKCFINNVKLYQETMIVKKLSVWSKFKLLIKQHVYILTCIAMSSISFSSTGLLFWMTKICEDYIGINKRGFYFIFTVQVSAGIILGIACGSYLIDQIIYHYPEHPLLVDIVLIIYSVISCLFDVVVVTIQIQIVYGSCIFIIAFYSGSIVPTLTLQSVAYLPHRLKPAGASFFICQYHIFGFALGSIIPGLAIDIFKNYTAALCVIYLPGFIALSSFIFIMYIKFYRIKTAKISGRIIYIKGVVVM, encoded by the coding sequence atggaCCATCTTAGTGTTCCTATAAACGATATTTCTAGTTCGGATGTGACTCCAGAAAGGAATTCAAAACACGACCCAGAGGAAATTATTTCTAAAACAgatataaaagaaaatcATGGATACAAATATAAGGTTTATGCATTTGTTATTATAGcattattacaaatttttgtaaattatgataATGGAGCTGTTCCAGTTATGCTTATCTGGATTCAAGAACCGTACAATTTTAGTAGTACTGAACTGGGCGTAATGGGATCAGTTGTATACTTTGCTTTCGTTTCAATGTCACCAATTATGCCATATATGTTTCTAAAATTTAGTACTCAAATTGTAATTACTCTTGCCTTAATAGGTAATATCCTATCGTTGGTTATTTATGGTCTTGCAATCAATAAAAGTATGTTTTTTGtttctaaattttgtattgGTGCATCTCAGGCATTGTTTACAACTTATTATCCCATATGGGTTGATACATTTGCTCCAAAATATCATAGGAACGTCTGGATGTCAATATTACAAGGTGGCATAATTATTGGCATGACGTTTggttatattattacaacTGTATACTCTTTCTTAGGAGATAAGGGATGGCGATACAGTGCGCTTactcaaattatatttggttcagttttaacaattttgttttatttcATTCCTAAGGAATTTGTTAACTTTGATCCTTCGAGGGATGAGCATCTGGATTTTGATCTTTGTACTTGTGAGAAATCAAATCTCAATACCACAGAAATGGATAGTACTAACAAAAGTGTTTGTTTATCCAGTACATGTGATGATTTATCTCAATCCAATGATTCTGTTCTTAAACGTTATAGGAGCGTTGACTTTATCTCAAAGGTATCATCACTAGGAATAAGTAACCATATTTCTAAAACTTATTCTAGTTTTGATAGCTCTACAAATAAACCTGAATATTCCAAATGCAGTAAATGTTTCATAAacaatgttaaattatatcaagAAACGATGATTGTAAAAAAACTCTCAGTATGGtccaaatttaaattattaattaaacaacacgtttatattttaacatgTATCGCAATGTCTTCAATATCGTTCTCTTCAACAGGTCTTCTGTTTTGGATGACGAAAATATGTGAAGATTATattggaataaataaaaggggattttatttcatatttacaGTTCAAGTATCAGCAGGTATAATCTTAGGGATAGCTTGTGGATCATATCTGATTgatcaaattatttatcattatccTGAACATCCACTTTTAGTTGATATTGTTCTTATTATCTATAGTGTAATTAGTTGTTTATTTGATGTTGTTGTGGTCACAATACAAATTCAAATCGTATATGGATCCTgcatttttattatagCATTCTATTCAGGCTCGATCGTTCCAACATTAACATTACAATCGGTCGCATATCTTCCTCATAGACTTAAACCAGCAGGGGCATCATTCTTCATATGTCAATATCATATATTCGGTTTTGCATTGGGTAGTATAATTCCAGGGCTAGCAATTGATATCTTTAAGAATTATACCGCAGCTCTttgtgtaatatatttgcCTGGTTTTATTGCACTCTCCTCtttcattttcatcatgtatattaagttttatagaattaaaacAGCAAAAATCTCAGgaagaattatatatattaaggGTGTAGTTGTAATGTAg
- a CDS encoding integral membrane protein family I, putative (12 probable transmembrane helices predicted for TA04015 by TMHMM2.0 at aa 30-52, 72-93, 100-119, 123-145, 157-176, 191-210, 339-361, 376-398, 411-433, 438-460, 472-494 and 504-526), producing the protein MTNTSDSKYDDSYLNKISDKKIKGASKYKYNLYTFIIITLLQIFVNYDIGLVPVSLNWIQEPYNFSSTELGIMGSFVNFAYVVMSPLMPYMFLKFSTQPLITVGLICNILSLGIYALSVSKYMFFVSKFCIGASQALFTTYYPIWVDTFAPKFHRNLWMSIIQGGIVIGMTLGYIITSLYSYAGDKGWRYSMLTQILFGLVLTILFYFIPKEFVNFDPSRDEHLDFDLCTCEKSNPNTTEMDSTNKSVCLSSTCDDLSQSNDSVLKRYRSVDFISKVSSLGISNHISKTYSSFDSSTNKPEYSKCSKCFINNVKLYQETMNVKKLSVWSKFKLLIKQRVYILNCFATSYAHYSCNGIYFWMTTIGVSFYNIKMKTAFFIFSFEIFSGILLGITVGSSFIDNIIHNYPENPLLVDLTLIIWSSITFILGVMVIIFKSTIIYVIGVFITFFFESSTVPTLTLQSVAYLPHRLKPAGASFFICQYQIFGFAFGSIIPGLAIDIFKNYTAALCVIYLPGFIGLGSLVSILCIKYNSIKRQQQRHISYF; encoded by the coding sequence ATGACAAATACATCTGATTCAAAATATGATGActcatatttaaataaaatatcggataaaaaaattaaaggaGCGAGTAAATACAAATACAATCTATACACATTCATAATCATAACtttattacaaatatttgtaaattatgataTTGGACTAGTTCCTGTTTCCCTGAACTGGATTCAGGAACCATACAATTTTAGTAGTACGGAACTGGGTATAATGGGTTCATTTGTAAACTTTGCTTATGTTGTAATGTCACCTTTAATGCCATATATGTTTCTAAAATTCAGTACTCAACCGTTAATTACTGTAGGCTTAATATGTAATATTCTATCGTTGGGTATTTATGCACTTTCTGTAAGCAAGTATATGTTTTTTGtttctaaattttgtattgGTGCATCACAGGCATTATTCACGACATATTATCCCATATGGGTTGATACATTTGCTCCGAAATTTCATAGAAATCTGTGGATGTCGATAATACAAGGTGGCATAGTTATTGGCATGACGTTGggttatattattacatcACTATATTCGTATGCTGGAGATAAGGGATGGAGATACAGTATGCTTACTCAGATTTTATTTGGTTTagttttaacaattttgttttattttattcctAAGGAATTTGTAAACTTTGATCCTTCGAGGGATGAGCATCTGGATTTTGATCTTTGTACTTGTGAGAAGTCAAATCCAAATACCACAGAAATGGATAGTACTAACAAAAGTGTTTGTTTATCCAGTACATGTGATGATTTATCTCAATCCAATGATTCTGTTCTTAAACGTTATAGGAGCGTTGACTTTATCTCAAAGGTATCATCACTAGGAATAAGTAACCATATTTCTAAAACTTATTCTAGTTTTGATAGCTCTACAAATAAACCTGAATATTCTAAATGCAGTAAATGTTTCATAAacaatgttaaattatatcaagAAACGATGAATGTAAAAAAACTCTCAGTATGgtcaaaatttaaattattaattaaacaacgtgtttatattttaaactgCTTCGCAACCAGCTATGCACATTATTCCTGTAATGGAATCTATTTTTGGATGACAACAATTGGTGtatcattttataatatcaaaatGAAAACAGctttctttattttttctttcGAAATTTTTTCTGGGATATTACTAGGAATTACCGTTGGTTCTAGTTTTATAGACAATATTATTCACAATTATCCTGAAAATCCACTTTTAGTTGATTTAACACTTATAATCTGGTCATCAATTACATTCATACTAGGAGTTatggtaataatatttaaatcaacaaTAATCTATGTTATTGGAGTgtttattacattttttttTGAATCATCAACGGTTCCCACATTAACATTACAATCGGTCGCATATCTTCCTCATAGACTTAAACCAGCAGGGGCATCATTCTTCATTTGTCAATATCAAATATTCGGTTTTGCATTTGGTAGTATAATTCCAGGACTAGCAATTGATATCTTTAAGAATTATACTGCCGCTCTttgtgtaatatatttgcCTGGTTTTATAGGACTGGGATCATTGGTGTCAATATTATgcattaaatataattcaaTTAAGAGACAACAACAACGACATATTTCGTATTTTTAA
- a CDS encoding integral membrane protein family I, putative (11 probable transmembrane helices predicted for TA04016 by TMHMM2.0 at aa 35-57, 70-92, 97-119, 124-146, 161-183, 339-361, 376-398, 411-433, 438-460, 473-495 and 505-527), with product MNNVTSISDHSNSNEKSDKSNIKETREYKYKLYTFVIISLLQIFINYDNGVVPVMLNWIQEPYNFSSTELGLMGSLSYFAYVVMSPLMPYILLNFSTQLSMTVALNINLLSLCIYALAINKYMFFFSKFCIGASQSLFTTYYPIWVDTFAPKYHRNVWMSILQGGIMIGMTFGYIITSLYSYAGDKGWRYSMLTQIICESLLTVLFYFIPKEFVNFDPSRDEHLDFDLCTCEKSNLNTTEMDSTNKSVCLSSTCDDLSQSNDSVLKRYRSVDFISKVSSLGISNHISKTYSSFDSSTNKPEYSKCSKCFINNVKLYQETMNVKKLSVWSKFKLLIKQHVYILTCIAMSALYFEVTGIHFWMTTIGITHLMINENFVHIIFSIEIITGPVIGIISGSYLIDQIIYHYPEHPLLVDFVLILYASFALLSGIILILIQNAMTFSICIFIIIFCGASMVPTLTLQSVAYLPHRLKPAGASFFICQYHIFGFTLGSIMPGLAMDISHNHTSALCVIFLSGFVGLASYLATIFIKYNSIKRQQQRHISYF from the coding sequence ATGAATAATGTTACTTCTATATCTGATCATTCAAATTCAAATGAAAAATCagataaatcaaatataaaagaaaCCCGAGAATacaaatacaaattatacacatttgttATCATCTCATTActacaaatttttataaattatgacAACGGCGTGGTTCCAGTTATGCTTAACTGGATACAGGAACCATACAATTTTAGTAGTACTGAACTGGGCTTAATGGGATCACTTTCGTACTTTGCATATGTTGTAATGTCACCTTTAATGCCATATATACTACTAAACTTTAGTACTCAACTCTCAATGACTGTCGCACTGAATATAAATCTATTGTCGTTGTGTATTTATGCACTTgcaataaataaatatatgttttttttttctaaattttgtattgGTGCATCTCAGTCATTGTTTACGACTTATTATCCCATATGGGTTGACACATTTGCTCCCAAATATCATAGGAACGTCTGGATGTCAATATTACAGGGTGGTATAATGATTGGCATGACGTTTggttatattattacatcACTATATTCGTATGCTGGAGATAAGGGATGGAGATATAGTATGCTTACTCAAATTATATGTGAATCTCTTCTGACAgttttgttttattttattcctAAGGAATTTGTAAACTTTGATCCTTCGAGGGATGAGCATCTGGATTTTGATCTTTGTACTTGTGAGAAGTCAAATCTCAATACCACAGAAATGGATAGTACTAACAAAAGTGTTTGTTTATCCAGTACATGTGATGATTTATCTCAATCCAATGATTCTGTTCTTAAACGTTATAGGAGCGTTGACTTTATCTCAAAGGTATCATCACTAGGAATAAGTAACCATATTTCTAAAACTTATTCTAGTTTTGATAGCTCTACAAATAAACCTGAATATTCTAAATGCAGTAAATGTTTCATAAacaatgttaaattatatcaagAAACGATGAATGTAAAAAAACTCTCAGTATGgtcaaaatttaaattattaattaaacaacacgtttatattttaacttGTATCGCAATGTCTGCATTATATTTTGAGGTTACTGGAATTCATTTTTGGATGACAACAATTGGTATAACTCATTTAATGATTAACGAAAATTTTgttcatattattttctcaattgaaataataactGGTCCCGTAATTGGAATAATAAGCGGGTCATATCTGATTgatcaaattatttatcattatccTGAACATCCACTTTTAGTTGATTTTGTTCTCATTTTGTACGCATCATTTGCTTTATTATCTGGAATCATACTTATTTTAATCCAAAATGCAATGACATTTTCCATTTgcatttttattataatattttgtgGAGCTTCGATGGTTCCAACATTAACATTACAATCGGTCGCATATCTTCCTCATAGACTTAAGCCAGCCGGGGCATCATTCTTCATATGTCAATATCATATATTCGGTTTCACATTGGGTAGCATTATGCCAGGACTAGCAATGGACATATCACACAACCATACATCGGCTCTTTgtgtaatatttttatcagGGTTCGTGGGACTGGCGTCATATCTAGCTactatatttatcaaatataattcAATTAAGAGACAACAACAACGACATATTTCGTATTTTTAA
- a CDS encoding integral membrane protein family I, putative (12 probable transmembrane helices predicted for TA04017 by TMHMM2.0 at aa 35-57, 70-92, 97-119, 124-146, 161-183, 190-209, 339-361, 374-396, 411-433, 438-460, 475-497 and 504-526), which translates to MNNVTSISDHSNSNEKSDKSNIKETREYKYKLYTFVIISLLQIFINYDNGVVPVMLNWIQEPYNFSSTELGLMGSLSYFAYVVMSPLMPYILLNFSTQLSMTVALNINLLSLCIYALAINKYMFFFSKFCIGASQALFTTYYPIWVDTFAPKYHRNVWMSILQGGIIIGMTFGYIITTVYSFLGDKGWRYSALTQIIFGSVLTILFYFIPKEFVNFDPSRDEHLDFDLCTCEKSNLNTTEMDSTNKSVCLSSTCDDLSQSNDSVLKRYRSVDFISKVSSLGISNHISKTYSSFDSSTNKPEYSKCSKCFINNVKLYQETMIVKKLSVWSKFKLLIKQHVYILTCIAMSSISFSSTGLLFWMTKICEDYIGINKRGFYFIFTVQVSAGIILGIACGSYLIDQIIYHYPEHPLLVDIVLIIYSVISCLFDVVVVTIQIQIVYGSCIFIIAFYSGSIVPTLTLQSVAYLPHRLKPAGASFFICQYHIFGFALGSIIPGLAIDIFKNYTAALCVIYLPGFIALSSFIFIMYIKFYRIKTAKISGRIIYIKGVVVM; encoded by the coding sequence ATGAATAATGTTACTTCTATATCTGATCATTCAAATTCAAATGAAAAATCagataaatcaaatataaaagaaaCCCGAGAATacaaatacaaattatacacatttgttATCATCTCATTActacaaatttttataaattatgacAACGGCGTGGTTCCAGTTATGCTTAACTGGATACAGGAACCATACAATTTTAGTAGTACTGAACTGGGCTTAATGGGATCACTTTCGTACTTTGCATATGTTGTAATGTCACCTTTAATGCCATATATACTACTAAACTTTAGTACTCAACTCTCAATGACTGTCGCACTGAATATAAATCTATTGTCGTTGTGTATTTATGCACTTgcaataaataaatatatgttttttttttctaaattttgtattgGTGCATCTCAGGCATTGTTTACAACTTATTATCCCATATGGGTTGATACATTTGCTCCAAAATATCATAGGAACGTCTGGATGTCAATATTACAAGGTGGCATAATTATTGGCATGACGTTTggttatattattacaacTGTATACTCTTTCTTAGGAGATAAGGGATGGCGATACAGTGCGCTTactcaaattatatttggttcagttttaacaattttgttttatttcATTCCTAAGGAATTTGTTAACTTTGATCCTTCGAGGGATGAGCATCTGGATTTTGATCTTTGTACTTGTGAGAAATCAAATCTCAATACCACAGAAATGGATAGTACTAACAAAAGTGTTTGTTTATCCAGTACATGTGATGATTTATCTCAATCCAATGATTCTGTTCTTAAACGTTATAGGAGCGTTGACTTTATCTCAAAGGTATCATCACTAGGAATAAGTAACCATATTTCTAAAACTTATTCTAGTTTTGATAGCTCTACAAATAAACCTGAATATTCCAAATGCAGTAAATGTTTCATAAacaatgttaaattatatcaagAAACGATGATTGTAAAAAAACTCTCAGTATGGtccaaatttaaattattaattaaacaacacgtttatattttaacatgTATCGCAATGTCTTCAATATCGTTCTCTTCAACAGGTCTTCTGTTTTGGATGACGAAAATATGTGAAGATTATattggaataaataaaaggggattttatttcatatttacaGTTCAAGTATCAGCAGGTATAATCTTAGGGATAGCTTGTGGATCATATCTGATTgatcaaattatttatcattatccTGAACATCCACTTTTAGTTGATATTGTTCTTATTATCTATAGTGTAATTAGTTGTTTATTTGATGTTGTTGTGGTCACAATACAAATTCAAATCGTATATGGATCCTgcatttttattatagCATTCTATTCAGGCTCGATCGTTCCAACATTAACATTACAATCGGTCGCATATCTTCCTCATAGACTTAAACCAGCAGGGGCATCATTCTTCATATGTCAATATCATATATTCGGTTTTGCATTGGGTAGTATAATTCCAGGGCTAGCAATTGATATCTTTAAGAATTATACCGCAGCTCTttgtgtaatatatttgcCTGGTTTTATTGCACTCTCCTCtttcattttcatcatgtatattaagttttatagaattaaaacAGCAAAAATCTCAGgaagaattatatatattaaggGTGTAGTTGTAATGTAg
- a CDS encoding integral membrane protein family I, putative (note;~Tap-24g11.q1c.cand.134 - score = 7.00;~5 probable transmembrane helices predicted for TA04020 by TMHMM2.0 at aa 35-57, 72-94, 107-129, 158-180 and 185-207), which produces MNNVTSISDHSNSNEKSDKSNIKETREYKYKLYTFVIISLLQIFINYDNGVVPVMLNWIQEPYNFSSTELGLMGSLSYFAYVVMSPLMPYILLNFSTQLSMTVALNINLLSLCIYALAINKYIVYYIFFESSTVPTLTLQSVAYLPHRLKPAGASFFICQYQIFGFAFGSIIPGLAIDIFKNYTAALCVIYLPGFIALSSFIFIMYIKFYRIKTAKMSGRIIYIKVVVVM; this is translated from the exons ATGAATAATGTTACTTCTATATCTGATCATTCAAATTCAAATGAAAAATCagataaatcaaatataaaagaaaCCCGAGAATacaaatacaaattatacacatttgttATCATCTCATTActacaaatttttataaattatgacAACGGCGTGGTTCCAGTTATGCTTAACTGGATACAGGAACCATACAATTTTAGTAGTACTGAACTGGGCTTAATGGGATCACTTTCGTACTTTGCATATGTTGTAATGTCACCTTTAATGCCATATATACTACTAAACTTTAGTACTCAACTCTCAATGACTGTCGCACTGAATATAAATCTATTGTCGTTGTGTATTTATGCACTTgcaataaataaatatat TgtttattacattttttttGAATCATCAACGGTTCCCACATTAACATTACAATCGGTCGCATATCTTCCTCATAGACTTAAACCAGCAGGGGCATCATTCTTCATTTGTCAATATCAAATATTCGGTTTTGCATTTGGTAGTATAATTCCAGGACTAGCAATTGATATCTTTAAGAATTATACCGCAGCTCTttgtgtaatatatttgcCTGGTTTTATTGCACTCTCCTCtttcattttcatcatgtatattaagttttatagaattaaaacAGCAAAAATGTCAGgaagaattatatatattaaggTTGTAGTTGTAATGTAg